In Taeniopygia guttata chromosome 34, bTaeGut7.mat, whole genome shotgun sequence, the DNA window GGACAGGCCtccgagagagagagagggggagggagggaccCCCGGATtggggaggggaccccaaagggggctgggggctgttttggggagggggacaccccaaaaggggcagttttggggagggggacaccccaaaaggggcagttttggggagggggacaccccaaaaggggcagtttttggggggagggggacaccccaaaaggggcagttttggggagggggacaccccaaaaggggcagttttttgggggggggtctcacctggaGGGCGTGTTGGGGTTGTTGGGGTCCCAGGCCCCGCTCTGGGCCGGGGTCCTGCTCCCGTCGTGCAGGGGGGTCTGGGAGCCGTAGTGGGGCGTGCGGCTTCctggggggcaccccaaaattcctgtcACACCCCCGAGCCCCAAAACTGTCCCCAGAGAcgcccccgagccccccggccCTAAAACTgtccccagagacccccccagagccccccggccccaaaactgtccccagagaccccccagaGCTCCTTGACCCCAAAACTgtccccagagaccccccagagccccccggcCCTAAAACTgtccccagagacccccccgagccccccggccccaaaactgtccccagagaccccccagagccccctgaccccaaaactgtCCTGAGAGCCCCCCGACCCCAAAACTGTCCCCAGATTGTCCCTAAATGTCCCCAGCtatccccaaatgtccccagacATCCCCAAACGTCCCCAGACTGTCCCCAGAcatccccagctgtccccagctgttcccaaacattcccaaacatccccaaatatccccagctgtccccagacatccccaaacacccccaaactgTCCCCTCACCGTCGTGCAGCGGGGTCTGCGAGCCGTACATGGGCGTGCGGGACCCCGAGCCGTACATGGGGGTCTGCGAGCCGTACATGGGGGTCCTCCCGTAGGCTGAGGTCAGACCCCCGGGCCGCCGGGACCCCctgcggggacagggggggtcagaggggacagggacccccaaaaatggggtgggGAGGTCacagagacccccccaaaaaccgggGTGGGGTCACAGAGACCGGGCAGGGAGAGGCTCCAGGACGCTCTGGGGGTGTCGGTGACCCCCTCGGCGAGTCctggggggctccgggggtgTCCCCCcgcccgggggggtcccgggggggtccccagggtgtcccccaCACTCACACGGTGGTCAGCCGCTGCCTGTCCACGGAGATGGTCTGGCACGTCGAGTGCAGCTCCACACGCGCCGTCGACTCCGTGGCGTCCTTCACCACCCCGATGTAGcctggggggcaccggggaggggggtcagagggtttggggacccccaccccAGGTTTGTGGGTCCCCAAAGGtcccaggtgagacccccccccaaaaaactcctgGGTGAGACCCCCCAAACACCCCGAGGATGCCCCAAAACACCCTGAATATCCCCCGAAACACCCTAAGGGtgcccccaaacaccccaaaaatgcccccaaaccccacagaaatgcccccaaaccaccaaaaatgccccaaaataccccaaggATACCCCAAAACATctccaaaatcaccccaaacaccccaaaacaccccaaggATGCCCCAAAACACCCCGAGGATGCCCCGAAACACCCTGAGGGtgcccccaaacaccccaaaactgcccccaaaccccacagaaatgcccccaaaccaccaaaaatgccccaaaacaccccaaggatgccccaaaacaccccgaggatgccccaaaacaccccaaggatgccccaaaacaccccaaaaacgcTCCAAAACACCCCGAGGATCCCCCAAACttgccccaaaacaccccaaggATGCCCCAAAACACGCTAAAATGCCTCAAAACACCCCGAGGATCTCCCAAACTTGCCCCAAAACACCCTGAGGATGACCCAAAACACCCTGAATATCCCTGGAACACCCCAAGGatgccccaaaacaccccaaaatgccccaaaacaccccGAGGATCCCCCAAACTTGCCCCGAAACACCCCAAGGATGCCCCAAAACACCCTGAATATCCCCGGAAACACCCCAAGGATGCCCCAAAACACCCCGAGGATATCCCCAGACGCCCCacaaatgccccaaatcccccccaaacgccccaacccccccccaaaccccccaaaacccaccttTGTAGGGCCCCTGGGAGATGCGCACCGTCTGCCCGATCAGGTCGTTGTCACgccggccgcggccccggctcAGCCCCCCGGCCCCGAAGCCGCCGCGCTGGCCTGGGCGGGGGGCACGGGGTTGGGGGGGGTCAGCGGGGTCCCCAAAGGGtcccccggccccccgggaccccccccgggcaCTCACCGGCCCCGCTGGGGTGCATGGGGCTGCTGATGCGCGGTGACATCGGCGTGAAGCCGCAGACGGCGAAGTTGGTGACGTCGCGGGGCTGCGGGCAGGGAGGGGTcggaatgggggaaaaaggggggaatcGGGGAAACccggggggtctgggggtgctgcccaccttggagccccccgCCAGCACCAGGTGCCGCGTCTTGCAGACGAACATGCCGCCGTTCTCCACCAGCTTCTTGCAGTGCAGGAAGGCGAAGCCGCGGAACAGGTGGCGGATCTCGCCCTCGCGGCCCTGCCGGGCGGGAAGGGGTGAGACCCCCAAATTCACGGGgagaacccccaaaattcagggTGAGACCTCCCAAAATTCTGGGTGAGATCCCCAACAAAATTCTGggtgagaccccccaaaattctgggtgagatcccccccaaattctgggtgagacccccaaaattcccaggcgAAACCCTCAGAATTCCTGGGTtagaccccccccccaaattcccaggtGAGATCCCGCCAGAATTCCCAGGTGAGGCCCCCAAAACtcccaggtgagaccccccaAACTCCTGGGTAagaccaccccaaaattcccaggtgAGACCCACAGCATTCCTGGGCGAGATCCCCCAATCTCCTGGGTGAGacctcccaaaaaccccaaaaatgtcccaaaacaCCCTGAGGGTTCCCCAAAACACCTTGAGgatgccccaaaacatccccaagatcaccccaaacaccccaaggataccccaaaaccccccacaaatgcccccaaaccccccaaaaatgccccaaagccccccaaaaatgcccccaaGCCCCCCGACGCACGGAGTGGGGGCCATCGATGACTTTGACGATGTCCTTGACGTGGATGTTGTTCTGCTCCGAGTCCAGCGCCACGGCGAAGCGATTGTCCTTCTTGCGGGACACGGCCTGGTGCCGCACCGTCACCACCTTCCCGTACATGTTCAGCACCTGGATTTCAGGAGGATTTTGGgcaagattttggggggatttcagggggattttgggcaggatttgagggggaattttgggtgggattttggggaaaactcAGGGATTTTGGGTGGCATTTtaggcaggattttgggggaatttcaggaggattttgggcaagattttggggggatttcagggtggttttgggcaggattttggggggattccGGGGGGTCTCTCACCTGGAAGGTTTCCCGCTCCAGCCGCACGATGACCCCCACGGTTTGGGGGTCCAGCTGCACCAGCTCCCCCCACTCGTGCTGGCCCCCCACGTCCACCCCTGAGGCCGTCTcggagcagagctgcagatccCGGGGCagcaccttcagctgcagcagaaaacaggaaaaaaaaacgcGCTGAGACGGCGCCAAAACCGCCTGCTTTTACCCCAGACCGCCTCTTCCCGCTCTGCATGGCTTTTTCCTGGGTTTCCccagattttccccatttttgcctATTTTTCTAGGTTTTTCCCATGTCTTCCCTatgtttttcctatttttctcgTTTTTTCCACAGGTTTTTCCCACGTCTTTCCTGATTTTCTCCATCTTCCCACTTCTTCCCAGTTTTCCTGGGTATTTCcgggatttttcccatttccccatcaGGTTTTTCacgtttttccccattttccctaatttttgCCCATTTATCACCTCATGCTCGGTCAGCTCCAAGAACAGGATGACTAAGTTCTCCTCCCCCCTCCATTTCCCCTAATTTTAGCCCATTTTAATGccatttctcccctttttttccagtttttcaccatttttccccgtttttttcCCGTTTTCACCGTTTTCTGCCCCGTTCTCACCTCGTGCATGGTCAGGTCCGAGAACAGGATGACGAAATTCTCCTCCACCCTGACGATGAGCCCCGTGTCGCCCTCGAAGCGCCCGGCGATCACCTTCACGTGGTCGCCCATCCTGAAGTATTTCCTCAGCTCCTGCGCCGGGAACTCCAGCATAtcctggggagggaaggaaaaaccccaaattcccgctttttcaccccaaaaagcAGCCCGAAACGGGTCCCTCTGGGCTCCCCAGACCTTGAGGTCCTCGTGCTTGGGCATGATGGTGATCTTGTTGCCGTCCACGCTGAGGATTTTGCCCTGCAGGTTGATCAGCTCGCCCTCGCACACCTCCACGTTGTCGCCCGGCTGGAAGTTGTGCTCCCGCTCCTTCCCTTTTTGGGGCGATTTCGGGCGATTTTAggcaattttggggtgatttgaggCGATCTGGGGGTTTGAGGAGAGGGGATGTGCCCTACCTGTGCTCTCGGTCACCACCTCCAGGTCGATGCCCTCGGGTTGGTCCTCGAATTTCTCCAGCTCGGATAAGGTGGGCTTGACACCCTCAGTGATCTGGGGTAAAATCCCATGGTTTTGGGCAAAAATCCCAcagtttgggggaaaatcccacGGTCTGGGATAAAATCCCACGGTTTGGGGTAAAATCCCacagttttgggaggaaaatggATCTGGGGTTGGACTGGGGTGGGGGTGGTTAAGGCTCAAATTCATGAATTTTGGGTTCAAACAGGTGGATTTGGGTTCAAACAGGCAGATTTGTGTTGGAATGCAAGAattttgggctggaaaaggcagATTTTGGATGGAAGAGGCAGATTTCAGACAGCACAGGCAGATTTTGGTCAGAACACGCTGATTTTGGGCTGGCAGATCCCAATTTTGGGCCGGAACACGCAGATTTTGGGCTGGCAGAGACCCATTTTGGGCTGGAACAGGCCGATTTTGAACAGAACACACAGATTTTAAACCAGAACAGGCCGATTTTGGACAGGACAGGTGGAGTTTGGGCCGAAACAGGCTGATTTTGGACAGAACATGCCGATTTTGGGCCAGAACAGGCGGATTTTGGACAGAACACACAGATTTCGAGCCAGAACAGGCCGGTTTAGAGCCAGAACAGGCGGATTTTGGGCCGGAACAGGCCGATTTCGGGCTGGAACAGGCCGATTTCGGACAGAACACACAGATTTTGGGCCGGAACAGGCCCATTTCGGACACAAGAGGCCCAGTGCCGGCGCTCACCACGGCCGACATGGCGAAGCTCTTGAACAGGAAGCCCTTGCGGCTGTAGCGGTTGCCCTCGAAGATGAGGAAGTCGCCGTCCGAGGCCACGTCCCcgcccagggagctgcgggggcAGGTGGGGTCAGCTGGGGCCCGGCGGATCCCTCAGGATCCCGCGGGATCCCCGGGCCCTACCGGATCTTCTCGGCGTCGAAGAGGCGCTGCGGCGGCCGCTTGAACTTCTTGCGTTTGGCGAACCAGTCCTTCTGCGGGGGGAGAACGAGAGGGGATCCGCTCGGGGATCCGCTCAGGGATCCACTGAGCCTGGATCTGCTCGGGGATCTGCTCAGGGATCCACCGAGCTAGGATCTGATTGGGGATCTCCTTGGTGCTCTGGGACCCGCTCTGGGGACCCACCTGACCCAGGGATCTGCCCAGGGATCCACCCAGGTGACCCCCAGGTGGATCCCCCCCTCCTCACCAGGCTCATCCGGGCTTTGATCCGGTCGAAGTCGATCCTGGGGATCATCTTCAGGGAGATCTGGTTCTGGCTGGGCTCCACGTAATCCACCTGTGCGCACACCCGCCGCGCAGGTGAGCCCTGGGCCCGCCGGGGggggtgtcccctccccaccaGGTATCCCCCAAGTGtgtccccttctccccaggTGCATCCCCtccccctccagctgccccccAGTTTTGTCCCCTCCCGCCCAGGTGCGCCCCCCGCTCACCTGGGCGATGTCGTCCTTGTAGATGCCCCTCTTGAGGCGCACCCAGGCCTTGGGCTTGAGGTTGGTGACCTCCTTGACCACCTTGAGCACGTCGGTCATCTCCTTGATGGGCACCATCTGCTGGTTCCAGT includes these proteins:
- the SUPT5H gene encoding transcription elongation factor SPT5 isoform X2 — encoded protein: MSDSEDSNFSEEESERSSDEGDDNEAEEQRGGGSGKEEAEEEEEEEEEEEEEEEYDEEEEEEEDDDRPAKKPRHGGFILDEADVDDEYEDEDQWEDGAEDILEKASNIDNVVLDEDRSGARRLQNLWRDQREEELGEYYMKKYAKSSVGETVYGGSDELSDDITQQQLLPGVKDPNLWTVKCKIGEERATAIALMRKFIAYQYTETPLQIKSVVAPEHVRGYLYVEAYKQTHVKQAIEGVGNLRLGYWNQQMVPIKEMTDVLKVVKEVTNLKPKAWVRLKRGIYKDDIAQVDYVEPSQNQISLKMIPRIDFDRIKARMSLKDWFAKRKKFKRPPQRLFDAEKIRSLGGDVASDGDFLIFEGNRYSRKGFLFKSFAMSAVITEGVKPTLSELEKFEDQPEGIDLEVVTESTGKEREHNFQPGDNVEVCEGELINLQGKILSVDGNKITIMPKHEDLKDMLEFPAQELRKYFRMGDHVKVIAGRFEGDTGLIVRVEENFVILFSDLTMHELKVLPRDLQLCSETASGVDVGGQHEWGELVQLDPQTVGVIVRLERETFQVLNMYGKVVTVRHQAVSRKKDNRFAVALDSEQNNIHVKDIVKVIDGPHSGREGEIRHLFRGFAFLHCKKLVENGGMFVCKTRHLVLAGGSKPRDVTNFAVCGFTPMSPRISSPMHPSGAGQRGGFGAGGLSRGRGRRDNDLIGQTVRISQGPYKGYIGVVKDATESTARVELHSTCQTISVDRQRLTTVGSRRPGGLTSAYGRTPMYGSQTPMYGSGSRTPMYGSQTPLHDGSRTPHYGSQTPLHDGSRTPAQSGAWDPNNPNTPSRADEDFEYGFEDEPTPSPQGYGGTPNPQTPGYPDPASPQVSQPYNPQTPGTPAMYNTEQFSPYAVPSPQGSYQPSPSPQSYHQVAPSPVGYQNTHSPASYHPTPSPMAYQASPSPSPVGYSPMTPGAPSPGGYNPHTPGSGIEASAGDWVTTDIQVKVRDSYLDSAAVGQTGVIRSVTGGMCSVYLKDSEKVVSVSSEHLEPVTPTKSNKVKVILGEDREATGILLSIDGEDGIVRMDLEEQLKILNLRFLGKLLEA
- the SUPT5H gene encoding transcription elongation factor SPT5 isoform X1 is translated as MSDSEDSNFSEEESERSSDEGDDNEAEEQRGGGSGKEEAEEEEEEEEEEEEEEEYDEEEEEEEDDDRPAKKPRHGGFILDEADVDDEYEDEDQWEDGAEDILEKEEIEASNIDNVVLDEDRSGARRLQNLWRDQREEELGEYYMKKYAKSSVGETVYGGSDELSDDITQQQLLPGVKDPNLWTVKCKIGEERATAIALMRKFIAYQYTETPLQIKSVVAPEHVRGYLYVEAYKQTHVKQAIEGVGNLRLGYWNQQMVPIKEMTDVLKVVKEVTNLKPKAWVRLKRGIYKDDIAQVDYVEPSQNQISLKMIPRIDFDRIKARMSLKDWFAKRKKFKRPPQRLFDAEKIRSLGGDVASDGDFLIFEGNRYSRKGFLFKSFAMSAVITEGVKPTLSELEKFEDQPEGIDLEVVTESTGKEREHNFQPGDNVEVCEGELINLQGKILSVDGNKITIMPKHEDLKDMLEFPAQELRKYFRMGDHVKVIAGRFEGDTGLIVRVEENFVILFSDLTMHELKVLPRDLQLCSETASGVDVGGQHEWGELVQLDPQTVGVIVRLERETFQVLNMYGKVVTVRHQAVSRKKDNRFAVALDSEQNNIHVKDIVKVIDGPHSGREGEIRHLFRGFAFLHCKKLVENGGMFVCKTRHLVLAGGSKPRDVTNFAVCGFTPMSPRISSPMHPSGAGQRGGFGAGGLSRGRGRRDNDLIGQTVRISQGPYKGYIGVVKDATESTARVELHSTCQTISVDRQRLTTVGSRRPGGLTSAYGRTPMYGSQTPMYGSGSRTPMYGSQTPLHDGSRTPHYGSQTPLHDGSRTPAQSGAWDPNNPNTPSRADEDFEYGFEDEPTPSPQGYGGTPNPQTPGYPDPASPQVSQPYNPQTPGTPAMYNTEQFSPYAVPSPQGSYQPSPSPQSYHQVAPSPVGYQNTHSPASYHPTPSPMAYQASPSPSPVGYSPMTPGAPSPGGYNPHTPGSGIEASAGDWVTTDIQVKVRDSYLDSAAVGQTGVIRSVTGGMCSVYLKDSEKVVSVSSEHLEPVTPTKSNKVKVILGEDREATGILLSIDGEDGIVRMDLEEQLKILNLRFLGKLLEA